The following proteins are co-located in the Rhodothermaceae bacterium genome:
- a CDS encoding DUF4145 domain-containing protein: MPSHHSAQRKLLDEIIHKIRDWQPGESSFEPTVIDWVIKLQTLADHILPNHIADSLNAIDVDIDDPTCAFWAKSKLDAFVPIIEDALASISRGGVPPPNPDLPDNITRDYEEAATIVELSPRGAAALLRLCIQNLCIHLGEPGKRLNKDIGELVAKGLDGRVQQALDTVRVLGNEAVHPGTLDLKDDHQTVKKMFALVNMIAKEMITLPRERDDLFNTLPENKREDIDKRDKEVKAAASRSRRAD, translated from the coding sequence ATGCCCAGCCACCATTCGGCGCAGAGGAAGCTGTTGGACGAAATAATACACAAGATTAGGGATTGGCAACCTGGCGAATCGTCTTTCGAACCAACCGTTATCGACTGGGTCATCAAACTACAAACATTGGCTGACCACATCCTTCCCAACCACATCGCCGATAGTTTGAACGCAATTGACGTGGATATCGATGATCCTACATGTGCGTTTTGGGCCAAGTCGAAACTTGATGCCTTCGTTCCCATCATTGAAGACGCGCTCGCCTCCATCTCGAGAGGTGGGGTGCCACCTCCTAACCCAGATCTGCCTGACAACATTACCAGAGATTACGAGGAGGCTGCGACTATCGTGGAGCTCTCTCCACGTGGTGCTGCGGCATTGCTGCGCCTGTGTATTCAGAATCTTTGCATACATCTCGGCGAACCGGGGAAACGTTTGAATAAAGATATAGGTGAGCTGGTTGCGAAGGGCTTGGATGGGCGCGTCCAGCAAGCATTGGATACGGTCAGAGTCCTAGGCAACGAAGCCGTTCATCCAGGTACACTTGACCTAAAAGACGATCATCAAACTGTCAAGAAGATGTTTGCCCTCGTCAATATGATTGCCAAAGAGATGATAACCCTTCCAAGGGAGAGGGACGATCTTTTCAACACGCTTCCTGAAAACAAACGCGAGGACATTGATAAGCGCGATAAGGAGGTGAAAGCTGCAGCCTCCAGATCCCGTAGAGCTGACTGA
- the ltrA gene encoding group II intron reverse transcriptase/maturase: protein MVVKQELEPVLEREFHSDSYGYRPNKSAHDALRQTRTRCWRRAWVLDMDIKAYFDTIDHELLMKAVRRHTDQKWVLLYIERWLTAPVIHPDGTEEARDVGTPQGGVISPLLANLFLYYAFDKWMALNYPQIPFERYADDIVCHCTSEEQARDLWQVLKDRFTVCQLTLHPDKTRIVYCKQTRRNGTYPNVSFDFLGYTLRPRMTMSREGRIFLGFNPAVSRKAAKAIRETIRSWGLARMSPRPMEYIAGKINATVRGWIDYYGAFFKSELRRLFQSINQHLIRWMMRKYKRFRGHWRRSWRWLDKFARQNSGLFVHWEFLYGPPLLNSKRLYGKSRVS from the coding sequence ATGGTGGTCAAGCAGGAATTAGAGCCGGTCTTGGAACGCGAGTTCCATTCCGATTCTTATGGATACCGACCGAATAAATCGGCACATGATGCGCTGCGACAGACGCGAACGCGATGCTGGCGGCGAGCATGGGTATTGGACATGGATATCAAGGCATATTTTGACACGATAGACCATGAACTGTTGATGAAAGCGGTACGGCGTCACACGGATCAGAAGTGGGTACTCTTATACATAGAGCGCTGGCTGACGGCCCCGGTGATCCATCCAGACGGAACGGAAGAGGCTCGGGATGTCGGGACCCCGCAAGGCGGAGTCATCAGTCCACTGTTGGCGAATCTGTTTCTGTATTACGCGTTTGACAAATGGATGGCACTGAATTATCCGCAGATTCCATTTGAGCGTTACGCAGACGACATCGTGTGTCACTGCACAAGCGAGGAACAAGCCCGAGACCTTTGGCAGGTGCTGAAGGATCGTTTTACGGTTTGTCAGCTAACCTTACATCCGGACAAAACCCGGATTGTATACTGCAAACAGACGCGCCGAAACGGCACGTATCCAAACGTTTCATTTGATTTTTTGGGCTACACGCTTCGACCAAGAATGACCATGAGTCGTGAGGGCAGGATTTTTCTAGGGTTCAATCCAGCGGTGAGCCGGAAGGCGGCGAAGGCCATACGGGAAACCATTCGTAGTTGGGGGTTGGCTCGCATGAGTCCTCGCCCCATGGAGTATATCGCTGGCAAGATCAATGCCACGGTACGCGGATGGATAGACTACTATGGCGCATTCTTCAAATCCGAGCTGAGAAGGCTCTTTCAGAGCATTAACCAACATCTGATCCGATGGATGATGCGGAAGTACAAGCGGTTTAGAGGGCATTGGAGACGATCATGGCGATGGCTGGATAAGTTTGCGCGTCAAAATTCTGGGCTGTTTGTGCACTGGGAGTTTCTTTATGGTCCACCTTTACTCAATTCCAAACGGCTGTATGGTAAGAGCCGTGTGAGTTGA
- a CDS encoding TIGR04255 family protein, whose amino-acid sequence MPTSGHECHHECHHMSTDSETRSRYSNPPIIEAICEFYFAPGLEWDPTLPGKLHTNLGDEYPGKPRHQESIEFGVQFRGGSPQNFQFGEGPKKVQLITENEKRIVGIGRDVLSVHMLRPYQDPHDSDKTGWDEFRPRISRALSAYWEVVRPQGVKRVGIRYINKLVVPGEVTTAKEYLNCALPEVDGLPSRLVNLMSQVEYAYRDGVKLALSQGKVEGGFILDIAVIGESDDVLTLEDTGALVDDLRGREREAFEAVITDKARGLFNAA is encoded by the coding sequence ATGCCCACAAGTGGTCACGAGTGTCATCACGAATGCCATCATATGTCGACTGACTCTGAGACTAGGTCTCGCTATAGCAATCCACCTATAATTGAGGCGATATGCGAGTTTTACTTCGCACCTGGACTGGAATGGGATCCTACCCTACCCGGCAAACTGCACACTAATTTGGGAGATGAGTATCCGGGGAAACCACGGCATCAGGAAAGTATCGAATTTGGGGTGCAATTTCGAGGAGGATCCCCCCAAAATTTCCAGTTTGGGGAGGGGCCTAAGAAAGTCCAGCTGATTACAGAGAACGAGAAACGGATAGTCGGGATTGGGCGTGATGTACTCAGCGTGCACATGCTCCGTCCTTATCAGGATCCACACGATTCGGACAAGACAGGATGGGACGAGTTTCGACCTCGGATCAGTAGGGCACTCAGCGCTTACTGGGAAGTGGTACGACCGCAAGGAGTGAAAAGAGTCGGCATCAGGTACATAAACAAGCTTGTTGTCCCCGGAGAAGTGACGACAGCCAAGGAATATCTGAATTGTGCCTTGCCCGAGGTGGATGGCCTGCCAAGTCGTTTGGTCAACCTTATGAGCCAAGTTGAATATGCCTATCGCGACGGTGTAAAGCTGGCCTTGTCCCAGGGAAAGGTTGAGGGTGGATTTATACTCGACATCGCCGTGATTGGAGAGAGCGACGACGTACTTACTCTGGAGGACACGGGTGCACTAGTAGACGACCTTCGCGGTCGAGAGAGAGAAGCGTTTGAAGCTGTTATTACAGATAAAGCAAGAGGACTTTTCAATGCAGCTTGA
- the thiL gene encoding thiamine-phosphate kinase: MSPIEEVGEFNLIRRLASISLPGTKPPVITGVGDDAAVYHPKPGMVQVVTTDALIEGYHFDFDFYRMDHVGYKAMVVNLSDIAAMNAQPILATVALGIPGSFSTEDLESLYRGLTNAASKYGVQIIGGDTTRSPVLLLSITIIGEAPGTNLVHRNGASPGDSICVSGNLGDAAAGLDLLRSHTEPNTLEPEVWDVLTTRHLMPTPRLDLIHEWAQKEVRPSALIDISDGLANEVHHICAASSCGAILWESKLPLSPELRSGALKSRTVIDYALNGGDDYELLFTAPSGTLERMSSDSFTTIGVITSKDVLIHREDGTLEPLKPEGHDHFTAV; encoded by the coding sequence ATGTCTCCCATTGAAGAGGTAGGAGAATTTAACCTGATCCGCCGCCTCGCCTCAATCAGTTTGCCGGGTACCAAGCCACCGGTCATTACTGGAGTCGGGGATGACGCGGCGGTGTACCACCCAAAACCCGGGATGGTACAAGTCGTCACGACAGACGCTTTGATTGAGGGCTATCACTTTGATTTTGACTTCTACAGGATGGACCATGTCGGTTACAAAGCCATGGTCGTAAATCTCAGTGATATCGCTGCAATGAATGCTCAGCCCATACTGGCGACCGTAGCACTGGGGATACCTGGATCATTTTCAACGGAAGACCTCGAGTCTCTCTACCGTGGCCTCACTAATGCGGCTTCCAAATACGGTGTCCAGATTATTGGCGGGGATACGACGCGTTCGCCGGTGCTTTTGCTGTCAATCACGATCATCGGTGAAGCGCCTGGAACCAACCTAGTGCATCGAAACGGGGCCAGCCCCGGTGACAGCATCTGTGTCAGTGGAAATTTAGGGGATGCCGCAGCCGGACTTGATCTGCTACGCAGCCATACTGAACCCAACACACTCGAACCTGAAGTGTGGGATGTCCTCACTACCCGTCACCTGATGCCTACCCCCCGGCTTGATCTCATACACGAATGGGCACAGAAAGAAGTGCGCCCCTCTGCCCTCATTGACATATCAGACGGACTCGCTAATGAAGTGCATCATATCTGTGCAGCATCCAGCTGTGGAGCTATCCTGTGGGAGTCCAAGCTCCCCCTGTCCCCGGAGTTGCGCTCAGGAGCCCTGAAATCCCGCACTGTCATTGACTACGCATTAAACGGGGGAGATGACTATGAACTGCTGTTTACCGCCCCTTCTGGAACACTTGAGCGGATGTCTTCAGACTCCTTTACCACCATTGGAGTCATTACCTCAAAGGATGTCCTGATCCACCGGGAAGATGGGACGCTTGAGCCTCTGAAGCCTGAGGGACATGATCATTTCACGGCTGTC